A genomic region of Leptospira mtsangambouensis contains the following coding sequences:
- a CDS encoding LBF_1134 family protein, whose translation MKLIPPTLLFCLLFCACAGGNIKIKIKPDRSGDLVLYQKKITKKTSGLPFGTGLVATGELEISIKERAYRFKDYTHILPPGFRLIEFTEEQIHEIQLVVDTSKTSPLLSALEINRDEINSILNEAKLRDDLLRFNTLVEFIQIEIQFPFPIKKVKFSEPRTPGEWTARLDSSEKMIVNIPLHSVWSNEHPLTTIQIYPESN comes from the coding sequence ATGAAACTGATACCACCAACCTTATTATTCTGCCTATTGTTTTGTGCCTGCGCCGGTGGGAATATCAAAATAAAGATCAAACCCGATCGTTCGGGTGACTTGGTTTTGTATCAGAAAAAAATCACAAAAAAAACTTCTGGATTGCCTTTCGGAACTGGGCTTGTGGCAACAGGAGAACTTGAGATTAGTATCAAAGAAAGGGCTTATCGTTTTAAAGATTATACACATATCCTTCCACCGGGATTTCGATTGATTGAGTTTACGGAAGAACAAATCCATGAAATCCAACTTGTTGTTGATACGAGTAAAACTTCTCCTCTTTTGTCTGCACTAGAAATCAATCGAGATGAAATTAATTCTATTTTGAACGAAGCTAAACTCCGAGATGATTTACTTCGTTTCAATACACTGGTTGAATTTATACAGATCGAAATTCAGTTTCCTTTCCCAATTAAAAAAGTAAAGTTTTCAGAACCAAGAACTCCGGGCGAGTGGACAGCAAGACTTGATAGCAGTGAAAAGATGATTGTAAATATTCCCTTACATTCTGTTTGGTCTAACGAACATCCTCTTACTACGATTCAGATTTATCCCGAGTCCAACTAA
- a CDS encoding precorrin-2 dehydrogenase/sirohydrochlorin ferrochelatase family protein, producing MKFKKYPIFLNLENKNILIVGGGNACLEKLYGLEHTGAKIQVISIELSDEVRSFLRKYPEIKTEERPVKEEDLNHSDIIFLGTSDPETNQKFRALAKEKGTWVNSVDDPKNCDFYSSSTVSVGPIQFAISTDGKFAGISSTLRKLFEEVLPEEDHELMETLFEMRRKLKEILPDHQERRLALKEIIQNLNSKYFHKS from the coding sequence ATGAAATTTAAAAAATACCCTATTTTTTTAAATTTAGAAAACAAAAACATCCTAATTGTTGGAGGTGGTAATGCTTGTCTTGAAAAACTATATGGCCTTGAGCATACAGGTGCCAAAATTCAAGTTATCTCCATTGAGTTGAGTGATGAAGTAAGATCCTTTTTAAGAAAATACCCCGAAATCAAAACAGAAGAACGACCAGTTAAAGAAGAAGACTTAAACCATAGTGATATTATTTTTTTAGGAACAAGTGATCCAGAAACTAACCAAAAGTTTAGAGCCCTAGCCAAAGAAAAAGGCACCTGGGTAAACTCTGTCGACGATCCCAAAAATTGTGATTTTTATTCTTCTTCAACTGTATCTGTTGGCCCTATCCAATTTGCAATTTCTACCGATGGAAAATTTGCAGGAATATCTTCTACGCTGCGAAAACTTTTTGAAGAAGTTCTTCCAGAAGAGGATCATGAACTAATGGAAACTCTTTTTGAAATGAGAAGGAAACTAAAGGAAATCCTTCCTGACCATCAGGAAAGAAGACTTGCCTTAAAAGAAATCATTCAAAATTTAAACTCGAAATACTTTCACAAATCTTAG